The following coding sequences are from one Euwallacea similis isolate ESF13 chromosome 27, ESF131.1, whole genome shotgun sequence window:
- the LOC136417231 gene encoding LOW QUALITY PROTEIN: speedy protein C-like (The sequence of the model RefSeq protein was modified relative to this genomic sequence to represent the inferred CDS: inserted 2 bases in 1 codon), with amino-acid sequence MIFTKHKDCFLELLENSDIQFFLKRDPCGALCDKYHLAIVFQFFMRANFTNHDYTVKNFFLALYVTLTLLDSFKLFLXSRSLSHDLYDECPTLKNIILANYLCKVGPRDVNTFYWDKLHLFKRMKYRGFVYRKVTRKLCELMEDGAFDKSRKERHSGILRSVVTCGKCMCPIERPQSPNMMKIKDKQKKRVDADKLETSNVKRPRICFGLFHGKNETNVVVSVY; translated from the exons ATGATATTCACAAAGCACAAGGATTGCTTCCTAGAATTACTAG AAAATAGCGACATCCAGTTCTTTCTAAAACGTGACCCCTGCGGAGCCCTATGTGACAAGTACCACCTGGCGATAGTCTTCCAGTTCTTCATGAGAGCCAACTTCACCAACCATGACTACACAGTCAAGAACTTCTTTTTGGCTCTGTATGTAACCTTGACCCTGCTTGATTCAttcaaactattttt aagtaGGAGCTTGAGTCACGACCTCTACGACGAGTGTCCCACTCTAAAAAACATCATTCTAGCCAACTATCTGTGCAAGGTGGGACCCCGTGATGTAAATACCTTTTACTGGGATAAGCTGCATTTGTTTAAGAGAATGAAGTATCGAGGCTTTGTGTACAGGAAAGTGACTCGAAAGCTTTGTGAGTTAATGGAGGATGGTGCCTTTGATAAAAGTCGCAAGGAGCGCCATTCAGGAATCTTGCGATCAGTG GTGACTTGTGGCAAGTGCATGTGCCCCATAGAGCGGCCACAGTCCCCTAACATGATGAAAATTAAggacaaacaaaaaaagaggGTGGATGCAGACAAGCTAGAAACTTCCAATGTAAAGCGGCCTAGGATCTGTTTTGGGCTTTTTCATGGTAAAAATGAGACAAATGTTGTTGTCTCTGTTTATTAA
- the LOC136417273 gene encoding rho GTPase-activating protein 11A-like isoform X3 → MFINDVHRKEEIQNIAVQRLKTYGIKYRAKKARVSQQVNKYGKKLFKVPLHRLETETVTLLNGQQLTIPKRIHDMCSYILSKVQTEGIFRMEGSKSRQHEIKLSLDSGRPLGLEHHVIDVAVVLKSFLRELPEPLIPSTHNDLFLMSTVGKKTIEDTVECLLLSCLLLPSENLNVLSYLMQFFCEVASFSIYNKMNFNNLSILLGPNIFPIDDKSVPKSSLTIMRICDITRLLIENSKAIGFIPDYIIKQIGQLSGTEHEKGRKSKPRSSSLTRVFNGLKKMVTTSKVEEFQTVPAPDLVTPNINSIKKRTDMGLSLKRKKEVVNKLPDCALLNTPFTPVKTPVSINPNGKKQNKRNSISDFNSSKEPKKLHSYMRTRSMKSLKEDDSIASSSCSSSLSTKSLLERRWSAVSTAAIFRNKKRATCVPSSKKRESDCMQVCKTEFEDIKNRVSAIERRISLELDQVQNNNSVNLGLEADGDVKSVQTVYQKTLETASLSPTTDQLARRLSKDLRIRRSGEQKIIRSPSARKIGTIRRRSTERERKTAQVMRNQSWHFGASTQAPLLPRLGARKKWRCSKENADLAPSETDLSCQSTFQVSSHPSHCSRSSLTESSTELRRNAELLFDPSKSIIDSGNGDARASIAKLRSQNVGMVRAKARLFDKLKHPDTFIETTQKQGCESTRMSSR, encoded by the exons atgttcataaacGATGTGCACCGTAAGGAAGAAATCCAAAACATCGCTGTACAGCGTCTCAAAACGTATGGTATCAAGTACCGAGCGAAAAAAGCGCGGGTTTCCCAACAG GTAAATAAGTACGGCAAAAAGCTCTTTAAAGTGCCATTGCACAGGCTTGAGACTGAAACTGTAACCCTGCTCAATGGACAGCAACTAACCATACCAAAGCGAATCCATGATATGTGTTCATACATTTTGTCTAAAGTCCAAACTGAAGGGATTTTTAGGATGGAAGGGTCCAAGTCTAGGCAGCACGAAATCAAG TTGTCCTTAGATAGTGGGCGCCCTTTAGGGCTAGAGCACCATGTGATAGATGTGGCAGTGGTGCTAAAAAGTTTTCTTAGAGAGCTGCCAGAGCCTCTAATTCCTTCTACACACAAtgacttatttttaatgtcCACTGTTGGCAAGAAAACTATAGAAGACACTGTTGAGTGTCTCTTGCTTTCATGTTTGTTACTTCCCAGTGagaatttgaatgttttgtcCTATTTGATGCAG tttttttgtGAAGTTGCtagtttttcaatatataacaaaatgaattttaataatttatcaattttgctGGGGCCCAACATTTTTCCTATAGATGATAAATCAGTACCAAAGTCTTCATTGACTATCATGAGGATATGTGATATTACTAGG TTGttaatagaaaattcaaaGGCTATAGGGTTTATCCCTGACTACATTATCAAGCAAATAGGGCAACTATCGGGAACTGAGCATGAGAAGGGAAGAAAAAGCAAGCCAAGAAGTAGTTCATTAACAA GGGTATTCAATGGGCTTAAAAAAATGGTCACTACAAGCAAGGTGGAAGAATTCCAAACTGTGCCTGCCCCAGACCTTGTAACCCCCAACATAAACTCTATAAAGAAGCGTACAGACATGGGTCTATCCTTAAAgcgaaa GAAGGAGGTGGTTAATAAGCTGCCTGACTGTGCCCTGCTCAACACCCCTTTTACTCCTGTGAAAACGCCCGTCAGTATCAACCCTAA TGGTAAAAAGCAGAATAAGAGAAATAGTATCAGTGACTTTAATAG TTCGAAGGAACCGAAAAAACTGCACTCATACATGCGCACTCGTAGCATGAAGAGCTTAAAAGAAGACGATTCTATTGCATCAAGCAGTTGCAGCAGTAGTTTGAGCACTAAGTCTCTTTTGGAACGCCGCTGGTCTGCAGTGAGCACTGCTGCCATCTTCCGAAATAAGAAACGAGCGACTTGCGTCCCTTCTTCTAAAAAGAGGGAATCCGACTGTATGCAAGTGTGTAAGACCGAGTTTGAGGACATCAAAAATCGAGTTTCCGCTATTGAAAGGAGGATCTCATTGGAGTTGGACCAAGTACAAAACAATAATAGCGTCAATTTAGGTTTGGAGGCCGATGGGGATGTTAAAAGTGTGCAGACTGTCTACCAGAAGACTTTGGAGACAGCTTCGCTTAGTCCTACAACAGACCAACTTGCCCGGAGGTTGAGTAAGGATTTACGGATAAGGAGGAGTGGGGAACAGAAAATCATTCG CTCTCCTAGCGCGCGCAAAATTGGTACAATCAGACGCAGGTCTACAGAAAGAGAAAGGAAGACTGCGCAGGTGATGCGCAATCAGTCTTGGCATTTTGGAGCCTCTACGCAGGCTCCTCTATTGCCCAGATTGGGCGCCAGAAAAAAGTGGCGATGCAGCAAAGAAAACGCTGATCTCGCTCCCTCAGAAACCGACTTAAGCTGTCAATCTACCTTTCAAGTATCATCCCATCCAAGCCATTGTAGCCGTTCTTCTCTGACAGAGAGTTCAACAGAGTTGAGGCGTAACGCCGAACTCCTCTTTGACCCCTCCAAATCGATCATAGATAGCGGAAATGGCGATGCAAGAGCTTCAATTGCGAAGCTCCGTAGTCAAAACGTGGGGATGGTTCGGGCCAAGGCTAG GTTGTTTGATAAGTTAAAACACCCTGATACTTTTATTGAGACTACGCAAAAACAGGGCTGCGAATCTACGCGTATGTCCTCTAGGTAG
- the sip3 gene encoding E3 ubiquitin-protein ligase synoviolin A: protein MRFLGISFVSFLLTAVVVANAYYQKKQFYPSVVYITKSNPSMAVIYIQAFIGVWILGKLMRKVFFGQLRTTEFEHLMERSWYAITETCLAFTVFRDDFTPKFVALFTLLLFLKSFHWLAEDRVDYMERSPVISWLFHMRVLNLLLLLGILDLHFISHAYLSTVTKGASVQLVFGFEYAVLITVVVNIAIKYALHSVDLNSETPWDNKAVFLLYTELVMGLIKVIFYVAFVAIMVRIYTLPLFAFRPMYYTIRNFKKAFSDVILSRRAIHNMNTLYPDATPEELAAADNVCIICREEMVTASKKLPCNHIFHTSCLRSWFQRQQTCPTCRLDILRTPASSTRTNNNVPNPPRAPPNAPNQFFNVFAAPGPNPFRQFNQPNNAALPQNGPSQAEPATTAPPTGPSTVPPPFGFPPFPFPMPFMAPPPMPPTNLSALSEEELRNLEGNERQHVEARIQCLRNIQTLLDAAVQMMQQYSVAASVSSTNTQVRSPHVVTAQPGASGNAAPARAELSNPSTEGNSTEEAKANRRAAPVVEEAGVSNLEGDVRSEEEVRRRRLQRFLQREQQQQN from the exons ATGCGGTTTCTCGGCATATCGTTTGTCAGCTTCCTTTTGACCGCCGTAGTAGTGGCGAACGCCTACTACCagaaaaagcaattttaccCCTCTGTGGTGTACATTACCAAATCGAATCCCAGCATGGCC GTGATCTACATACAAGCCTTCATTGGAGTATGGATACTTGGAAAGCTGATGAGGAAGGTTTTCTTTGGTCAATTACGCACTACTGAGTTTGAG CACTTAATGGAGCGCTCCTGGTATGCAATCACAGAAACCTGCCTGGCATTTACAGTGTTTCGAGATGACTTTACCCCTAAATTTGTGGCTCTATTTACCCTACTTTTGTTCCTGAAATCATTTCACTGGTTAGCTGAAGACCGAGTTGACTAT ATGGAGAGAAGCCCAGTGATAAGCTGGTTGTTCCATATGCGAGTGCTGAACCTTCTACTTTTACTTGGAATACTAGATTTGCACTTTATCTCACATGCCTATCTGTCAACTGTCACAAAAGGTGCCTCGGTACAGTTAGTTTTTGGTTTCGAGTATGCTGTGCTCATCACTGTGGTGGTTAACATAGCCATTAAATATGCCCTACATTCTGTGGACCTAAATAGTGAAACTCCTTGGGATAATAAGGCTGTATTCTTGCTGTACACAGAACTAGTAATGGGCCTCATCAAAGTGATTTTCTATGTGGCTTTTGTTGCCATTATG GTACGAATTTACACGTTGCCACTGTTCGCTTTTCGACCCATGTACTACACAATTAGAAACTTCAAGAAAGCCTTTAGCGATGTTATTTTGTCTCGGAGAGCTATTCATAATATGAATACCTTATATCCTGATGCCACTCCAGAGGAACTTGCCGCGGCCGATAACGTCTGCATCATTTGCCGAGAAGAGATGGTCACTGCTTCAAAGAAACTTCCTTGCAATCACATTTTCCACACTTCATGTTTGAG GTCGTGGTTTCAACGTCAGCAAACCTGTCCTACGTGTCGCTTGGACATTCTCAGGACCCCGGCCTCAAGCACTAGAACCAATAACAACGTTCCCAATCCACCTAGAGCGCCCCCCAATGCTCCTAATCAATTCTTCAATGTCTTTGCTGCCCCCGGACCCAATCCCTTCCGACAATTCAACCAGCCTAACAATGCAGCCCTGCCTCAAAATGGCCCTTCGCAGGCTGAACCTGCTACCACTGCACCACCCACGGGTCCCAGTACAGTGCCCCCTCCCTTCGGATTCCCACCATTCCCCTTCCCCATGCCATTCATGGCCCCACCCCCGATGCCGCCCACCAACTTGTCCGCCCTATCAGAAGAGGAGCTACGTAATTTGGAGGGGAACGAACGGCAGCACGTTGAAGCACGCATCCAATGCTTAAGGAACATTCAGACACTGTTGGATGCAGCCGTTCAAATGATGCAACAGTACAGTGTTGCCGCTAGTGTTTCTTCGACAAATACCCAAGTGAGAAGTCCGCACGTCGTGACTGCGCAGCCTGGAGCGAGCGGCAACGCCGCCCCTGCAAGAGCGGAGTTGTCTAATCCTTCTACAGAAGGTAACAGTACTGAGGAGGCGAAGGCCAATAGGAGAGCCGCTCCTGTGGTTGAAGAAGCGGGTGTTAGCAATTTGGAGGGTGACGTGCGGAGTGAGGAGGAAGTGAGGAGGAGAAG GTTGCAGAGGTTTTTGCAGAGGGAACAGCAGCaacaaaattag
- the LOC136417273 gene encoding rho GTPase-activating protein 11A-like isoform X2, translated as MFINDVHRKEEIQNIAVQRLKTYGIKYRAKKARVSQQVNKYGKKLFKVPLHRLETETVTLLNGQQLTIPKRIHDMCSYILSKVQTEGIFRMEGSKSRQHEIKLSLDSGRPLGLEHHVIDVAVVLKSFLRELPEPLIPSTHNDLFLMSTVGKKTIEDTVECLLLSCLLLPSENLNVLSYLMQFFCEVASFSIYNKMNFNNLSILLGPNIFPIDDKSVPKSSLTIMRICDITRLLIENSKAIGFIPDYIIKQIGQLSGTEHEKGRKSKPRSRVFNGLKKMVTTSKVEEFQTVPAPDLVTPNINSIKKRTDMGLSLKRKKEVVNKLPDCALLNTPFTPVKTPVSINPNGKKQNKRNSISDFNSSKEPKKLHSYMRTRSMKSLKEDDSIASSSCSSSLSTKSLLERRWSAVSTAAIFRNKKRATCVPSSKKRESDCMQVCKTEFEDIKNRVSAIERRISLELDQVQNNNSVNLGLEADGDVKSVQTVYQKTLETASLSPTTDQLARRLSKDLRIRRSGEQKIIRSPSARKIGTIRRRSTERERKTAQVMRNQSWHFGASTQAPLLPRLGARKKWRCSKENADLAPSETDLSCQSTFQVSSHPSHCSRSSLTESSTELRRNAELLFDPSKSIIDSGNGDARASIAKLRSQNVGMVRAKARLFDKLKHPDTFIETTQKQGCESTRMSSRRPKSSCILQKQKLQQIGRHYVKNSNKMEFEGITLSPCIKSPLTLKTPKRLCRTPAVDKRTPFRVLATPM; from the exons atgttcataaacGATGTGCACCGTAAGGAAGAAATCCAAAACATCGCTGTACAGCGTCTCAAAACGTATGGTATCAAGTACCGAGCGAAAAAAGCGCGGGTTTCCCAACAG GTAAATAAGTACGGCAAAAAGCTCTTTAAAGTGCCATTGCACAGGCTTGAGACTGAAACTGTAACCCTGCTCAATGGACAGCAACTAACCATACCAAAGCGAATCCATGATATGTGTTCATACATTTTGTCTAAAGTCCAAACTGAAGGGATTTTTAGGATGGAAGGGTCCAAGTCTAGGCAGCACGAAATCAAG TTGTCCTTAGATAGTGGGCGCCCTTTAGGGCTAGAGCACCATGTGATAGATGTGGCAGTGGTGCTAAAAAGTTTTCTTAGAGAGCTGCCAGAGCCTCTAATTCCTTCTACACACAAtgacttatttttaatgtcCACTGTTGGCAAGAAAACTATAGAAGACACTGTTGAGTGTCTCTTGCTTTCATGTTTGTTACTTCCCAGTGagaatttgaatgttttgtcCTATTTGATGCAG tttttttgtGAAGTTGCtagtttttcaatatataacaaaatgaattttaataatttatcaattttgctGGGGCCCAACATTTTTCCTATAGATGATAAATCAGTACCAAAGTCTTCATTGACTATCATGAGGATATGTGATATTACTAGG TTGttaatagaaaattcaaaGGCTATAGGGTTTATCCCTGACTACATTATCAAGCAAATAGGGCAACTATCGGGAACTGAGCATGAGAAGGGAAGAAAAAGCAAGCCAAGAAGTA GGGTATTCAATGGGCTTAAAAAAATGGTCACTACAAGCAAGGTGGAAGAATTCCAAACTGTGCCTGCCCCAGACCTTGTAACCCCCAACATAAACTCTATAAAGAAGCGTACAGACATGGGTCTATCCTTAAAgcgaaa GAAGGAGGTGGTTAATAAGCTGCCTGACTGTGCCCTGCTCAACACCCCTTTTACTCCTGTGAAAACGCCCGTCAGTATCAACCCTAA TGGTAAAAAGCAGAATAAGAGAAATAGTATCAGTGACTTTAATAG TTCGAAGGAACCGAAAAAACTGCACTCATACATGCGCACTCGTAGCATGAAGAGCTTAAAAGAAGACGATTCTATTGCATCAAGCAGTTGCAGCAGTAGTTTGAGCACTAAGTCTCTTTTGGAACGCCGCTGGTCTGCAGTGAGCACTGCTGCCATCTTCCGAAATAAGAAACGAGCGACTTGCGTCCCTTCTTCTAAAAAGAGGGAATCCGACTGTATGCAAGTGTGTAAGACCGAGTTTGAGGACATCAAAAATCGAGTTTCCGCTATTGAAAGGAGGATCTCATTGGAGTTGGACCAAGTACAAAACAATAATAGCGTCAATTTAGGTTTGGAGGCCGATGGGGATGTTAAAAGTGTGCAGACTGTCTACCAGAAGACTTTGGAGACAGCTTCGCTTAGTCCTACAACAGACCAACTTGCCCGGAGGTTGAGTAAGGATTTACGGATAAGGAGGAGTGGGGAACAGAAAATCATTCG CTCTCCTAGCGCGCGCAAAATTGGTACAATCAGACGCAGGTCTACAGAAAGAGAAAGGAAGACTGCGCAGGTGATGCGCAATCAGTCTTGGCATTTTGGAGCCTCTACGCAGGCTCCTCTATTGCCCAGATTGGGCGCCAGAAAAAAGTGGCGATGCAGCAAAGAAAACGCTGATCTCGCTCCCTCAGAAACCGACTTAAGCTGTCAATCTACCTTTCAAGTATCATCCCATCCAAGCCATTGTAGCCGTTCTTCTCTGACAGAGAGTTCAACAGAGTTGAGGCGTAACGCCGAACTCCTCTTTGACCCCTCCAAATCGATCATAGATAGCGGAAATGGCGATGCAAGAGCTTCAATTGCGAAGCTCCGTAGTCAAAACGTGGGGATGGTTCGGGCCAAGGCTAG GTTGTTTGATAAGTTAAAACACCCTGATACTTTTATTGAGACTACGCAAAAACAGGGCTGCGAATCTACGCGTATGTCCTCTAG ACGCCCTAAAAGCTCTTGCATattgcaaaaacaaaaactgcAACAAATTGGACGACATTATGTCAAGAACTCGAATAAAATG GAGTTTGAAGGAATTACGTTGAGCCCATGTATAAAGTCTCCTCTAACGCTTAAAACTCCGAAGAGGCTTTGCAGGACTCCGGCGGTGGACAAGCGAACTCCTTTCAGAGTTTTAGCTACCCCCATGTAG
- the LOC136417273 gene encoding rho GTPase-activating protein 11A-like isoform X1 → MFINDVHRKEEIQNIAVQRLKTYGIKYRAKKARVSQQVNKYGKKLFKVPLHRLETETVTLLNGQQLTIPKRIHDMCSYILSKVQTEGIFRMEGSKSRQHEIKLSLDSGRPLGLEHHVIDVAVVLKSFLRELPEPLIPSTHNDLFLMSTVGKKTIEDTVECLLLSCLLLPSENLNVLSYLMQFFCEVASFSIYNKMNFNNLSILLGPNIFPIDDKSVPKSSLTIMRICDITRLLIENSKAIGFIPDYIIKQIGQLSGTEHEKGRKSKPRSSSLTRVFNGLKKMVTTSKVEEFQTVPAPDLVTPNINSIKKRTDMGLSLKRKKEVVNKLPDCALLNTPFTPVKTPVSINPNGKKQNKRNSISDFNSSKEPKKLHSYMRTRSMKSLKEDDSIASSSCSSSLSTKSLLERRWSAVSTAAIFRNKKRATCVPSSKKRESDCMQVCKTEFEDIKNRVSAIERRISLELDQVQNNNSVNLGLEADGDVKSVQTVYQKTLETASLSPTTDQLARRLSKDLRIRRSGEQKIIRSPSARKIGTIRRRSTERERKTAQVMRNQSWHFGASTQAPLLPRLGARKKWRCSKENADLAPSETDLSCQSTFQVSSHPSHCSRSSLTESSTELRRNAELLFDPSKSIIDSGNGDARASIAKLRSQNVGMVRAKARLFDKLKHPDTFIETTQKQGCESTRMSSRRPKSSCILQKQKLQQIGRHYVKNSNKMEFEGITLSPCIKSPLTLKTPKRLCRTPAVDKRTPFRVLATPM, encoded by the exons atgttcataaacGATGTGCACCGTAAGGAAGAAATCCAAAACATCGCTGTACAGCGTCTCAAAACGTATGGTATCAAGTACCGAGCGAAAAAAGCGCGGGTTTCCCAACAG GTAAATAAGTACGGCAAAAAGCTCTTTAAAGTGCCATTGCACAGGCTTGAGACTGAAACTGTAACCCTGCTCAATGGACAGCAACTAACCATACCAAAGCGAATCCATGATATGTGTTCATACATTTTGTCTAAAGTCCAAACTGAAGGGATTTTTAGGATGGAAGGGTCCAAGTCTAGGCAGCACGAAATCAAG TTGTCCTTAGATAGTGGGCGCCCTTTAGGGCTAGAGCACCATGTGATAGATGTGGCAGTGGTGCTAAAAAGTTTTCTTAGAGAGCTGCCAGAGCCTCTAATTCCTTCTACACACAAtgacttatttttaatgtcCACTGTTGGCAAGAAAACTATAGAAGACACTGTTGAGTGTCTCTTGCTTTCATGTTTGTTACTTCCCAGTGagaatttgaatgttttgtcCTATTTGATGCAG tttttttgtGAAGTTGCtagtttttcaatatataacaaaatgaattttaataatttatcaattttgctGGGGCCCAACATTTTTCCTATAGATGATAAATCAGTACCAAAGTCTTCATTGACTATCATGAGGATATGTGATATTACTAGG TTGttaatagaaaattcaaaGGCTATAGGGTTTATCCCTGACTACATTATCAAGCAAATAGGGCAACTATCGGGAACTGAGCATGAGAAGGGAAGAAAAAGCAAGCCAAGAAGTAGTTCATTAACAA GGGTATTCAATGGGCTTAAAAAAATGGTCACTACAAGCAAGGTGGAAGAATTCCAAACTGTGCCTGCCCCAGACCTTGTAACCCCCAACATAAACTCTATAAAGAAGCGTACAGACATGGGTCTATCCTTAAAgcgaaa GAAGGAGGTGGTTAATAAGCTGCCTGACTGTGCCCTGCTCAACACCCCTTTTACTCCTGTGAAAACGCCCGTCAGTATCAACCCTAA TGGTAAAAAGCAGAATAAGAGAAATAGTATCAGTGACTTTAATAG TTCGAAGGAACCGAAAAAACTGCACTCATACATGCGCACTCGTAGCATGAAGAGCTTAAAAGAAGACGATTCTATTGCATCAAGCAGTTGCAGCAGTAGTTTGAGCACTAAGTCTCTTTTGGAACGCCGCTGGTCTGCAGTGAGCACTGCTGCCATCTTCCGAAATAAGAAACGAGCGACTTGCGTCCCTTCTTCTAAAAAGAGGGAATCCGACTGTATGCAAGTGTGTAAGACCGAGTTTGAGGACATCAAAAATCGAGTTTCCGCTATTGAAAGGAGGATCTCATTGGAGTTGGACCAAGTACAAAACAATAATAGCGTCAATTTAGGTTTGGAGGCCGATGGGGATGTTAAAAGTGTGCAGACTGTCTACCAGAAGACTTTGGAGACAGCTTCGCTTAGTCCTACAACAGACCAACTTGCCCGGAGGTTGAGTAAGGATTTACGGATAAGGAGGAGTGGGGAACAGAAAATCATTCG CTCTCCTAGCGCGCGCAAAATTGGTACAATCAGACGCAGGTCTACAGAAAGAGAAAGGAAGACTGCGCAGGTGATGCGCAATCAGTCTTGGCATTTTGGAGCCTCTACGCAGGCTCCTCTATTGCCCAGATTGGGCGCCAGAAAAAAGTGGCGATGCAGCAAAGAAAACGCTGATCTCGCTCCCTCAGAAACCGACTTAAGCTGTCAATCTACCTTTCAAGTATCATCCCATCCAAGCCATTGTAGCCGTTCTTCTCTGACAGAGAGTTCAACAGAGTTGAGGCGTAACGCCGAACTCCTCTTTGACCCCTCCAAATCGATCATAGATAGCGGAAATGGCGATGCAAGAGCTTCAATTGCGAAGCTCCGTAGTCAAAACGTGGGGATGGTTCGGGCCAAGGCTAG GTTGTTTGATAAGTTAAAACACCCTGATACTTTTATTGAGACTACGCAAAAACAGGGCTGCGAATCTACGCGTATGTCCTCTAG ACGCCCTAAAAGCTCTTGCATattgcaaaaacaaaaactgcAACAAATTGGACGACATTATGTCAAGAACTCGAATAAAATG GAGTTTGAAGGAATTACGTTGAGCCCATGTATAAAGTCTCCTCTAACGCTTAAAACTCCGAAGAGGCTTTGCAGGACTCCGGCGGTGGACAAGCGAACTCCTTTCAGAGTTTTAGCTACCCCCATGTAG